From Actinoplanes oblitus, a single genomic window includes:
- a CDS encoding multicopper oxidase domain-containing protein, with protein MTTRPLGGVATGLALVVLAVLTGVAAQRTTGTGPVATTTTSTVPTGHTTTIAVTVDDMRFQPAQLIVPAGDRLIIALTNRDQRRHDLILATGAKTGPVSAGRTARLDVGVIGGPVQGWCSLPGHRQTGMTLTIATTGHAHETSTAAPAPEPTAAIDTLADPGAGFRARDAAVPPVPAGRLHKVALHVREVQLDVAPGVRQSMWTYNGTVPGPTLHGRIGDTFEVTLTNDGNVDHGVDFHAGALAPDEPMRPIEPGQSLIYRFTATRAGIWMYHCSTMPMLLHLGNGMYGAVIIDPPGLLPVAREYLLVQSEIYRGGDIAAMRADRPDAVVFNGYAAQYTHRPLTARAGDRVRIWLLDAGPSRDTSFHVVGAQFDTVYAEGRYQLEPSDPGGAQVLPLVPAAGGFVETVLPQAGHYPFVSHVMSDADRGARGIIEVTAR; from the coding sequence ATGACCACCCGGCCCCTCGGCGGCGTCGCCACCGGCCTCGCCCTGGTCGTCCTCGCCGTGCTCACCGGCGTCGCCGCGCAACGCACCACCGGCACCGGCCCGGTCGCAACCACGACGACATCGACCGTCCCTACCGGGCACACCACTACGATCGCAGTGACCGTCGATGACATGCGCTTTCAGCCGGCACAGCTCATCGTCCCCGCCGGCGACCGGCTGATCATCGCCCTCACCAACCGTGACCAGCGCCGCCATGATCTGATCCTGGCCACCGGTGCGAAGACCGGCCCGGTCAGCGCCGGTCGGACCGCCCGCCTCGACGTCGGCGTGATCGGCGGCCCGGTACAGGGCTGGTGCTCGCTGCCGGGCCACCGGCAGACGGGAATGACCCTCACGATCGCCACCACCGGCCACGCCCACGAGACCAGCACCGCAGCGCCGGCACCGGAACCCACCGCGGCGATCGACACCCTAGCCGATCCCGGCGCCGGCTTCCGAGCCCGGGACGCGGCGGTACCGCCCGTCCCGGCGGGACGTCTGCACAAAGTCGCCCTGCACGTCCGCGAGGTACAGCTCGACGTCGCGCCGGGCGTACGCCAAAGCATGTGGACCTACAACGGGACCGTGCCGGGACCGACCCTGCACGGCCGCATCGGTGACACCTTCGAGGTCACCCTGACCAACGACGGCAACGTCGACCACGGCGTCGACTTCCACGCCGGTGCGCTCGCCCCGGACGAACCGATGCGGCCGATCGAACCCGGCCAGAGCCTCATCTACCGGTTCACCGCCACCAGAGCCGGCATCTGGATGTACCACTGCTCGACCATGCCGATGCTGCTGCACCTCGGCAACGGCATGTACGGCGCCGTCATCATCGACCCACCCGGGCTGCTGCCGGTAGCCCGCGAATACCTCCTGGTGCAGTCGGAGATCTACCGGGGCGGCGACATCGCCGCCATGCGGGCCGATCGGCCGGACGCCGTCGTCTTCAACGGCTACGCGGCCCAATACACCCATCGCCCGCTGACCGCACGCGCCGGCGACCGGGTCCGGATCTGGCTCCTCGACGCGGGACCCAGCCGCGACACGTCGTTCCATGTGGTGGGCGCCCAGTTCGACACCGTGTACGCCGAGGGCCGCTACCAACTCGAACCGTCCGACCCCGGCGGTGCCCAGGTCCTGCCCCTCGTCCCGGCCGCCGGCGGTTTCGTGGAAACGGTTCTGCCCCAGGCGGGCCACTACCCGTTCGTCAGCCACGTGATGTCCGATGCGGACCGCGGGGCCCGCGGGATCATCGAGGTCACCGCCCGATGA
- a CDS encoding NifU family protein gives MIPIHPQACPGRPDQLRWITPAGALPGAGEVVVAPAPLDALLRDGTLAQVRVEPAAVLTTLAVGRGWPVEGARVRSAVHAALDDPDGWQIMNAATGDEALRSAAEALLNGSAGDFARSHGGRIELVDACDGVVTVRLLGTCHGCPASAFTLRSRLEEQLRRRYPGLRAVVEAGAAPR, from the coding sequence ATGATCCCGATCCATCCGCAGGCCTGTCCGGGCCGGCCCGACCAGCTTCGCTGGATCACCCCGGCCGGCGCGCTTCCCGGTGCCGGGGAGGTGGTCGTGGCACCGGCGCCGCTCGACGCGCTGTTGCGCGACGGGACGCTCGCCCAGGTACGCGTCGAGCCGGCCGCCGTGCTGACCACGCTCGCCGTGGGGCGCGGCTGGCCGGTCGAGGGCGCCCGAGTCCGGTCGGCGGTGCACGCCGCCCTCGACGACCCGGACGGCTGGCAGATCATGAACGCCGCGACCGGTGACGAGGCGCTGCGGTCCGCCGCCGAGGCACTGCTCAACGGCTCGGCCGGCGACTTCGCCCGCTCGCACGGGGGACGCATCGAGCTCGTCGACGCCTGCGACGGCGTGGTGACGGTACGACTGCTCGGCACCTGCCACGGCTGCCCGGCGTCGGCGTTCACACTGCGTTCGCGCCTGGAGGAGCAACTCCGGCGCCGGTACCCGGGCCTGCGAGCCGTCGTCGAGGCCGGCGCGGCCCCGCGTTGA
- a CDS encoding GlsB/YeaQ/YmgE family stress response membrane protein, producing the protein MRRIEAPPTYLKELDVHVSGIITAIVIGLIIGALGRLVVPGKQHIPIWLTIVIGIVAAFIGTFLAKAFGVDITKGIDWIEILLQVIVAAIGVGAVAGIYGRRRV; encoded by the coding sequence ATGAGGCGGATCGAAGCACCCCCGACTTACCTCAAGGAGCTGGACGTGCACGTTTCCGGGATCATCACCGCCATTGTCATCGGCCTGATCATCGGTGCGCTCGGCCGTCTGGTCGTTCCGGGCAAGCAGCACATCCCGATCTGGCTGACCATCGTCATCGGCATCGTCGCCGCCTTCATCGGCACGTTCCTCGCCAAGGCCTTCGGCGTCGACATCACCAAGGGCATCGACTGGATCGAGATCCTCCTGCAGGTCATCGTCGCCGCCATCGGTGTCGGCGCTGTCGCCGGCATCTACGGCCGTCGCCGCGTGTAA
- a CDS encoding helix-turn-helix transcriptional regulator, which yields MKTSGTGPIGETIDTPRHRALGSASRVAILRLVRDAAAGLTAADVAATTGQHLSTTRAHLEQLVEAGLLVKARPSGGLPGRPAWRYRAAAADPAPAPYRALATALLEHLPTDGRDMRETAVRVGRDWGRQLAAAAPEGDTPAATLATVFEGLGFSPEHPPAEPDSDSVELHLRTCPFLELVAQNPEAMCNLHAGVAQGVLEHRGVAGDRAMLEPFGAPHACVVRLFPPARRTAGDR from the coding sequence GTGAAAACCTCGGGAACAGGGCCGATCGGCGAGACGATCGACACGCCGCGACACCGGGCTCTCGGATCAGCCAGCCGGGTTGCGATCCTGCGGCTGGTGCGTGACGCAGCCGCCGGGCTGACCGCAGCCGATGTCGCCGCCACCACCGGCCAGCATCTGTCGACCACCCGCGCCCATCTCGAGCAGCTGGTCGAAGCGGGCCTTCTCGTGAAGGCCAGGCCCAGCGGCGGGCTGCCCGGCCGGCCCGCATGGCGTTACCGGGCGGCCGCCGCCGACCCGGCACCGGCACCGTACCGGGCATTGGCCACCGCACTACTGGAGCACCTGCCCACCGACGGCCGCGACATGCGGGAGACGGCCGTCCGCGTCGGGCGGGACTGGGGGCGACAACTGGCGGCGGCGGCGCCCGAGGGCGACACGCCGGCAGCGACCTTGGCCACCGTCTTCGAGGGTCTCGGTTTCAGCCCCGAGCATCCCCCGGCCGAGCCGGACTCGGACAGCGTCGAACTACACCTGCGCACCTGCCCGTTCCTGGAATTGGTCGCGCAGAATCCCGAGGCCATGTGCAATCTGCATGCCGGCGTCGCCCAAGGTGTGCTGGAGCACCGGGGCGTCGCCGGCGATCGGGCGATGCTGGAACCGTTCGGCGCACCCCACGCCTGTGTCGTACGGCTGTTCCCGCCAGCCCGGCGTACCGCCGGGGACCGGTGA
- a CDS encoding DUF2249 domain-containing protein, giving the protein MSQSDRAAAAIVNHHEQLATALTELIAKLMESAETGRPDAARQARDELVSWVHTELLPHAYAEEKELYPAAARLPRASLLVQGMLAEHQAIAELVTELETTPSPIAAAAAARALRAVFEVHLAKENDLIVPALVKADGVDLADLLGTMHDLLRDQPEATGGCGSGGCGCGGEVSGTVAEPAAVLSIDRRIDVRQLPHAERHASVLAALDAVPDDGALVLIAPHAPLPLLSQIDQRYDGRFTTEWLQDGPDVWQVRLHRSAGIATLAGAGAES; this is encoded by the coding sequence ATGTCACAGTCCGACCGGGCCGCCGCCGCCATCGTCAACCACCACGAACAGCTCGCCACCGCCCTGACCGAGCTGATCGCAAAGCTCATGGAGTCCGCGGAGACCGGCCGTCCGGATGCCGCCCGGCAGGCCCGCGACGAGCTGGTCAGCTGGGTACACACCGAACTGCTGCCACACGCGTACGCCGAGGAGAAGGAGCTCTATCCCGCCGCCGCCCGGCTGCCGCGGGCGAGCCTTCTGGTGCAGGGCATGCTCGCCGAGCATCAGGCCATCGCCGAACTGGTGACCGAACTGGAGACCACCCCGTCCCCGATCGCCGCCGCCGCCGCGGCCCGGGCCCTGCGCGCCGTGTTCGAGGTGCATCTGGCCAAGGAGAACGACCTCATCGTCCCCGCGCTGGTGAAGGCCGACGGCGTAGACCTCGCCGACCTGCTCGGCACCATGCACGACCTGCTCCGCGACCAGCCGGAAGCCACCGGCGGGTGCGGCTCCGGCGGCTGCGGCTGCGGTGGCGAGGTCAGCGGTACCGTCGCCGAGCCGGCCGCGGTGCTCAGCATCGACCGCCGCATCGACGTGCGACAGCTTCCCCACGCCGAGCGGCACGCCAGCGTCCTCGCCGCTCTCGACGCCGTCCCCGACGACGGTGCCCTCGTACTGATCGCCCCACACGCGCCGCTACCCCTGCTGTCGCAGATCGACCAGCGGTACGACGGACGGTTCACGACCGAATGGCTGCAGGACGGCCCGGACGTGTGGCAGGTGCGCCTGCATCGGTCGGCGGGCATCGCGACCCTGGCCGGCGCGGGCGCTGAAAGCTGA
- a CDS encoding TY-Chap domain-containing protein, with the protein MEVTTPDWETFRNGLASSVAALPDGGVLIVGDRERTPCFVQFLFSRDQIVAEVASGWDQLGRPNLSDEEFAALERIGWPPPERDPSLNHGLRLPWPARSADYRRVADMCVAALRDVFEIPSPASLCYKAFVSPSGDALLMPRLGIPSPADWRL; encoded by the coding sequence GTGGAAGTGACCACGCCGGACTGGGAGACGTTCCGGAACGGGTTGGCGAGCAGCGTAGCGGCCCTGCCCGACGGCGGTGTGCTCATCGTCGGTGATCGGGAACGGACGCCCTGTTTCGTGCAGTTCCTGTTCAGCCGGGATCAGATCGTCGCCGAGGTGGCCAGCGGCTGGGACCAGTTGGGCCGGCCGAACCTGAGCGACGAGGAGTTCGCGGCGCTGGAGCGGATCGGCTGGCCGCCGCCCGAGCGGGATCCCAGCCTCAACCACGGCCTGCGCCTGCCCTGGCCGGCCCGCTCGGCCGACTATCGCCGGGTGGCCGACATGTGCGTGGCCGCGCTGCGCGACGTGTTCGAGATCCCCTCGCCGGCGTCACTGTGCTACAAGGCCTTCGTCAGCCCGAGCGGTGACGCCCTGCTCATGCCTCGCCTCGGGATCCCTTCCCCGGCCGATTGGCGACTCTGA
- the feoB gene encoding ferrous iron transporter B: MSAACHSAGEADGVATTEPTIALAGSPNAGKTSIFNALTGLRAKTGNYPGVTVSRFVGNARIGGRDLIVEDLPGTYSLEAISPDEQIMVDVLDGRIAGERRPDAVLIVVDATTLRRSLRFVAQVLGRGLPAAVAVTFTDELVTRQGSLDLEAFEQALGVPVVRVVGNRGGGIDRLRELIGDWRRWPTPVLAPPTDPAELDAWIDSVLTYATYQPPGRHTVTQRVDSVLLHPLWGTIVFLTVMVVFFQTIFGLAAPLQGYVESFFGWLSGLVASHVSNPWLGGLLGDAIISGIGGVLVFVPQIMLLFLLIAFLEGVGYMSRAAFLMDRVMARAGLEGRAFVSLLSSFACAIPGIMATRTLPSSRDRLATMMAAPLMTCSARLPVYVLLIGLLVDPAARVGPFGVQGLIMFGMYLLGAVSAMLAAWAFQKIGRGRGATLPFYMEMPPYRLPTVRSVLIAVSDSARSFVRKCTTIITATTIALWLLLNLPLQSAGDLRAHGVDPGDKTAVTAYVADHSYAADLGRLVEPVFAPLGFEWRINIAVLSAQSARETFVATLGQVAAAEDADQPAQALRTMTYPDGGHAGERVFTAPTIAALLVYFAFALQCMATVGIMRRETGTWKWPLIAFGYLTTLAWLMAFAAHTITALVTGLG; this comes from the coding sequence GTGAGCGCCGCCTGCCACAGTGCCGGGGAAGCCGACGGTGTCGCCACCACCGAGCCGACGATCGCCCTGGCCGGCAGCCCGAACGCCGGGAAGACCAGCATCTTCAACGCGCTGACCGGACTGCGGGCGAAAACCGGCAACTATCCGGGCGTGACCGTGTCCCGGTTCGTGGGCAACGCCCGGATCGGCGGCCGCGACCTGATCGTCGAGGATCTGCCGGGGACGTACAGTCTCGAGGCGATCAGTCCGGACGAGCAGATCATGGTGGATGTGCTGGACGGGCGGATCGCCGGCGAGCGGCGTCCGGACGCTGTCCTCATCGTGGTGGACGCGACGACGCTGCGGCGGTCGCTGCGGTTCGTGGCGCAGGTGCTGGGACGGGGGCTGCCGGCCGCGGTGGCGGTGACCTTCACCGACGAGCTGGTGACCCGGCAGGGAAGCCTCGACCTGGAGGCGTTCGAGCAGGCGCTCGGCGTGCCGGTGGTGCGAGTCGTGGGAAACCGCGGCGGAGGCATCGACCGGCTGCGCGAGCTGATCGGCGACTGGCGACGGTGGCCGACGCCGGTGCTGGCGCCGCCGACCGACCCCGCCGAGCTGGACGCCTGGATCGACTCGGTGCTGACGTACGCCACCTACCAGCCCCCGGGGCGGCACACCGTCACGCAGCGGGTCGACTCCGTCCTTCTGCATCCGCTCTGGGGAACTATCGTCTTCCTCACCGTGATGGTCGTGTTCTTCCAGACCATTTTCGGGCTGGCCGCGCCGCTGCAGGGCTATGTCGAGTCGTTCTTCGGCTGGCTGTCCGGCCTGGTGGCCTCGCACGTGAGCAATCCCTGGCTGGGCGGCCTGCTCGGCGACGCGATCATCAGTGGGATCGGCGGGGTGCTCGTCTTCGTCCCGCAGATCATGCTGCTGTTCCTGCTGATCGCCTTCCTGGAGGGCGTCGGCTACATGTCGCGCGCCGCTTTCCTGATGGACCGGGTGATGGCGCGCGCCGGGCTGGAGGGCCGGGCGTTCGTCTCGCTGCTGTCGTCGTTCGCGTGCGCGATCCCGGGCATCATGGCGACCCGGACGCTGCCGTCGTCGCGGGACCGGCTGGCCACCATGATGGCCGCGCCGCTGATGACCTGCTCGGCGCGGCTGCCGGTGTACGTGCTGCTGATCGGCCTGCTGGTGGACCCGGCCGCGCGGGTCGGGCCGTTCGGTGTGCAGGGCCTGATCATGTTCGGGATGTACCTGCTCGGCGCGGTCTCGGCGATGCTCGCCGCCTGGGCGTTCCAGAAGATCGGCCGGGGCCGGGGCGCCACGCTGCCGTTCTACATGGAGATGCCGCCGTACCGGCTGCCGACCGTCCGCTCGGTGCTGATCGCGGTGAGCGACTCGGCGCGCTCGTTCGTCCGCAAGTGCACGACGATCATCACGGCCACCACGATCGCGCTGTGGCTGCTGCTCAACCTGCCCCTGCAGTCGGCCGGCGACCTGCGGGCGCACGGCGTCGACCCGGGCGACAAGACGGCGGTCACCGCGTATGTCGCCGACCACAGCTACGCGGCGGATCTGGGTCGCCTGGTCGAGCCGGTGTTCGCGCCGCTGGGCTTCGAATGGCGGATCAACATCGCGGTGCTGTCCGCCCAGTCGGCGCGCGAGACGTTCGTGGCCACCCTCGGCCAGGTCGCCGCGGCGGAGGACGCGGATCAGCCGGCCCAGGCGCTGCGTACCATGACGTACCCCGACGGCGGGCACGCCGGTGAGCGGGTCTTCACCGCGCCGACGATCGCCGCGCTGTTGGTCTACTTCGCGTTCGCGCTGCAGTGCATGGCGACCGTCGGCATCATGCGCCGGGAGACCGGCACCTGGAAGTGGCCGCTGATCGCGTTCGGCTACCTGACCACACTGGCCTGGCTCATGGCGTTCGCGGCGCACACGATCACCGCCCTGGTCACCGGGCTCGGCTGA
- a CDS encoding DUF6301 family protein — translation MAEWQALDEAGVLRVAQTVLSAEPWLMSASLPEAAAALGWTVTFFDPDYPDLGAVLDAGYQLGPKSGYLSLDDQGRVESILVHLNESVSESALAADAFKQDLFAASASALTGAYGRPTRSMPGERPQLWWQRDSTWLGLITESDAISLQLTPQELMVGEWK, via the coding sequence GTGGCCGAATGGCAAGCCCTCGACGAGGCCGGGGTGCTGCGTGTGGCACAGACCGTGCTGTCGGCGGAGCCGTGGCTGATGTCCGCTTCGCTGCCGGAGGCCGCAGCCGCACTCGGCTGGACGGTGACTTTCTTCGACCCCGACTACCCCGACCTGGGTGCGGTGCTCGACGCGGGCTACCAGCTCGGCCCGAAAAGCGGCTACCTCTCCCTCGATGACCAAGGCCGGGTCGAGTCCATCCTGGTGCACCTCAACGAAAGCGTCTCGGAGAGTGCCTTGGCGGCAGACGCGTTCAAACAGGATCTCTTCGCCGCCTCGGCATCCGCGTTGACCGGCGCCTACGGACGGCCGACCCGATCCATGCCCGGCGAGCGGCCGCAGCTGTGGTGGCAGCGAGACTCGACGTGGCTCGGTCTGATCACCGAGTCCGACGCCATCTCCCTGCAGCTGACGCCCCAGGAGCTGATGGTGGGCGAGTGGAAGTGA
- a CDS encoding FeoA family protein produces the protein MTRSPQRTLLSTGVLADVAPGCRTTVVGVISGAPEATVRRLADLGFTAGTTVEVVRRAPLRDPVIYRVRDYDVCLRREQAALLLVAECVS, from the coding sequence GTGACTCGAAGTCCGCAGCGGACCTTGCTCAGCACCGGTGTCCTCGCCGATGTGGCGCCCGGATGCCGGACGACCGTGGTGGGGGTGATTTCTGGCGCGCCCGAGGCGACGGTACGCCGCCTCGCCGATCTCGGATTCACCGCGGGCACCACGGTGGAGGTGGTGCGGCGGGCACCGCTGCGCGATCCGGTGATCTACCGGGTCCGGGACTACGACGTGTGCCTGCGCCGGGAGCAGGCAGCGCTGCTGCTGGTCGCGGAGTGCGTGTCGTGA
- a CDS encoding LPXTG cell wall anchor domain-containing protein — MRTLPVLRVTAAAAAGVAVSFGVAPAANATGGTIPINGGNVPATAANYEHECSAQLGGGPYPGKDVWVFNLPGKAATTGSFTSIRAMFDTNGDGKSDSTVVIDAGAADGDDIVTVGHSKAYVITDAGWTLIDANATITGKADKFVLTHTCAATGTTTTGPTTKPTTTASTSSTPTSSTPTESTAPTGSSSSSGSTGGGSGAEGSGSAEGSGEESLPVTGLNVAGVAALGLGLVGGGAALVLRRRRRFIA; from the coding sequence ATGCGGACCCTCCCCGTCCTGCGCGTCACGGCCGCCGCGGCAGCAGGCGTCGCCGTCTCGTTCGGCGTCGCCCCGGCGGCGAACGCCACCGGCGGCACCATCCCGATCAACGGCGGCAATGTGCCGGCCACTGCCGCGAACTATGAGCACGAGTGCAGCGCGCAACTCGGCGGCGGCCCGTACCCCGGCAAGGATGTCTGGGTGTTCAACCTGCCCGGCAAGGCGGCCACGACGGGCAGCTTCACCTCCATCCGCGCCATGTTCGACACGAACGGCGACGGTAAGAGCGACTCCACTGTGGTGATCGACGCCGGAGCTGCGGACGGTGACGACATTGTCACGGTCGGGCACAGTAAGGCGTACGTCATCACCGACGCCGGCTGGACCCTGATCGATGCCAACGCCACGATCACCGGCAAAGCCGACAAATTCGTGCTGACCCACACCTGCGCGGCCACCGGCACCACCACGACCGGGCCGACCACCAAGCCGACGACCACCGCGTCGACGAGCAGCACGCCGACGAGCAGCACGCCGACCGAGTCGACCGCGCCGACCGGGTCCAGCTCGTCCAGCGGCAGCACCGGTGGCGGTAGCGGCGCCGAGGGTTCCGGGAGCGCCGAGGGTTCCGGGGAGGAGAGCCTGCCGGTCACCGGCCTGAACGTGGCGGGCGTGGCCGCGCTGGGCCTGGGCCTCGTGGGGGGCGGCGCCGCCCTGGTGCTGCGGCGCCGGCGACGCTTCATCGCCTGA